The following are from one region of the Polyangiaceae bacterium genome:
- the queA gene encoding tRNA preQ1(34) S-adenosylmethionine ribosyltransferase-isomerase QueA, which produces MRTELFDYELPEELVAQHPPPERDGGRMLVLGSELEHAQVRELAERIPAGALLVLNDTRVLCARLLGQRDSGGSTELLLSRHRGTSEDGQRWLALGRPHKRLRPGTEVHFGALTARVLERLDGGRLEVLLTADGDVDAALERVGHVPLPPYVRRPDDAADRERYQTVYAERQGSVAAPTAGLHLTEAMLARLAERDVRVAKTTLHVGAGTFKPVTADDLDQHDMHSEWLEVGPELASAIADARRRGAPVVAIGTTVVRALESARDPARPGHVTPFAGETRLLIQPGYAFSVVDALLTNFHMPKSTLIALVAAFAGLDRVRSAYAEAVRRRYRFLSYGDAMWIPERAS; this is translated from the coding sequence ATGCGCACGGAGCTGTTCGACTACGAGCTGCCCGAAGAGCTGGTGGCACAGCACCCGCCACCGGAGCGCGACGGCGGCCGCATGCTGGTGCTCGGCTCGGAGCTCGAGCACGCCCAGGTGCGCGAGCTCGCCGAGCGCATCCCCGCCGGCGCTCTGCTGGTGCTGAACGACACGCGGGTGCTCTGCGCTCGACTGCTCGGCCAGCGCGACAGCGGCGGAAGTACCGAATTGCTTTTGTCGAGACACCGCGGAACCTCCGAGGACGGACAGCGCTGGCTGGCACTGGGACGTCCCCACAAGCGGCTGCGTCCCGGCACGGAGGTCCACTTCGGCGCGCTCACGGCCCGCGTGCTGGAACGGCTCGACGGCGGCCGTCTCGAGGTTCTGCTCACGGCCGACGGCGACGTGGACGCCGCCCTGGAGAGGGTGGGTCACGTCCCGTTGCCGCCGTACGTGCGGCGCCCGGACGACGCCGCGGATCGCGAGCGCTACCAGACCGTGTACGCCGAGCGCCAGGGCTCGGTCGCGGCGCCCACGGCGGGGCTCCACCTCACCGAGGCCATGCTGGCGCGGCTCGCGGAGCGCGACGTCCGCGTCGCGAAGACCACGCTCCACGTGGGCGCCGGAACCTTCAAGCCCGTGACCGCGGACGACCTCGACCAGCACGACATGCACTCGGAGTGGCTGGAGGTCGGCCCCGAGCTGGCGTCCGCAATCGCAGATGCACGGCGCCGGGGCGCCCCCGTCGTGGCCATCGGCACCACCGTGGTGCGCGCTCTGGAGAGCGCACGCGATCCCGCGCGTCCGGGGCACGTCACGCCCTTCGCCGGCGAGACCCGCCTCTTGATCCAGCCGGGCTACGCCTTTTCCGTGGTGGACGCCCTGCTCACCAATTTCCACATGCCGAAGAGCACCCTGATCGCCCTGGTGGCCGCCTTCGCCGGCCTCGACCGCGTGCGGAGCGCCTATGCCGAGGCCGTGCGCCGGCGCTACCGCTTCCTCTCCTACGGCGACGCGATGTGGATCCCGGAGCGAGCGTCGTGA
- the tgt gene encoding tRNA guanosine(34) transglycosylase Tgt, whose amino-acid sequence MIRFSVDATDGAARAGTLVTPHGEVPTPAFMPVGTQATVKALTPEEVAHTGARMTIMNTYHLWLRPGPEVVAEHGGLHGFSKWPFAIATDSGGFQAFSLAERVKLDEDGFEFASHLDGSRHRLSPEESMRVQGLLGSDIAMQLDVCPPGGSPREVLESAVARTTRWAERCLAAKRADQALFAIVQGGTDVELRLRHAEELARLPVDGIALGGFSVGEPNASMHETLAQVGPKLDPARPHYLMGVGTPADLIRAIGAGVDVFDCVMPTRNARNGQVFTFDGKIVIKHAAHRSDLRPLDEHCPCPTCRGGYSRAYLRHLFIAGEILAHRLLSIHNLTFYERLVAEARTAILEGRFAALSARVLPLLTPR is encoded by the coding sequence GTGATCCGCTTCAGCGTGGACGCCACCGACGGCGCCGCCCGCGCGGGCACCCTCGTCACGCCCCACGGCGAGGTCCCCACGCCGGCCTTCATGCCCGTGGGTACCCAGGCCACCGTCAAAGCGCTCACGCCAGAAGAGGTCGCTCACACGGGCGCGCGGATGACCATCATGAACACCTACCACCTGTGGCTCCGGCCCGGCCCCGAGGTGGTGGCGGAGCACGGCGGGCTGCACGGCTTTTCCAAGTGGCCCTTCGCCATCGCCACGGACTCCGGCGGCTTTCAGGCCTTCTCCCTGGCGGAGCGGGTGAAGCTCGACGAAGACGGCTTCGAGTTCGCGAGCCACCTCGACGGCTCGCGCCATCGTCTGTCGCCGGAAGAGAGCATGCGCGTCCAGGGCCTCCTTGGCAGCGACATCGCGATGCAGCTCGACGTGTGTCCGCCCGGGGGCTCGCCCCGCGAGGTGCTCGAGAGCGCCGTGGCGCGCACCACGCGTTGGGCCGAGCGCTGCTTGGCGGCGAAGCGCGCGGACCAGGCGCTGTTCGCCATCGTGCAAGGCGGCACCGACGTGGAGCTCCGCCTGCGGCACGCGGAAGAGCTCGCGCGCCTGCCCGTGGACGGCATCGCCCTGGGCGGCTTCAGCGTGGGCGAGCCGAATGCGTCCATGCACGAGACCCTGGCGCAGGTCGGCCCCAAGCTGGATCCCGCGCGGCCACACTACCTCATGGGCGTCGGGACGCCCGCGGATCTGATCCGCGCCATCGGCGCCGGAGTGGACGTGTTCGACTGCGTGATGCCGACGCGCAACGCCCGCAACGGCCAGGTGTTCACCTTCGACGGCAAGATAGTGATCAAGCACGCCGCTCACCGCTCGGACCTACGCCCGCTGGACGAGCACTGTCCCTGCCCCACCTGCCGCGGCGGCTACAGCCGCGCGTACCTGCGGCACCTGTTCATCGCCGGCGAGATCCTCGCCCACCGGCTGCTGTCCATCCACAACCTCACGTTCTACGAACGGCTGGTGGCCGAAGCGCGCACGGCCATCCTGGAGGGCCGCTTCGCCGCGCTGTCCGCTCGCGTCCTCCCCCTGCTCACCCCGCGCTGA
- a CDS encoding protein kinase has product MQSVDFSTAPEDLKRGTRLGRYELLLRIGRGGMATVWVARERGETRQQDRLVAVKAILSDLASDDDFVKMFLDEGRIIRMIRHKNVVDVYEPGEDRGVMFLAMEWVEGDSLHAVIAEAGKRRPIPAEMAVRIIADAAAGLHAAHELRDDKGELMNVVHRDVSPHNILIGVDGGIKLVDFGVAKAMGRVSEATSAGQLKGKFGYMSPEQAMAKKVDRRADVFALGIVLFELTTGRRLFRGEHDAETLHLVVSGKIPQPSSIDKRYPKELEGIVLRALERDVQKRFQTAEELQHALESYLKAERVVVPRAGIANLLKKVLGGRIEQRRKAIRSALRAIDGDAPVGSNVPPSDPLASAVPPDHASVTGVSAVTDPSHPSSVSNVGSVSNVSVPNFTPSGPSHQGMSGTRPAGLHYGTGGEVSHTGHSQLSQVSYPTGGTVVVKRGGIGGYVIGVLGLAVALGVAVFFIVNPRVRTTTIVSMPAASAAPQEAPLAPAPQVQDDPGVPKLNLDEQADAGVEKAKTQPRPKSWKPPPAKTAPPVQPKKPPPATTTAPPRSNPYE; this is encoded by the coding sequence GTGCAATCCGTAGATTTTTCCACCGCCCCCGAAGATCTCAAGCGCGGTACGCGCTTGGGCCGTTACGAGCTTCTGCTTCGGATCGGTCGCGGTGGGATGGCCACGGTGTGGGTGGCGCGGGAGCGCGGCGAGACGCGGCAGCAAGATCGCCTCGTCGCGGTGAAAGCGATCCTGAGCGACCTCGCCTCGGATGACGACTTCGTCAAGATGTTCCTCGACGAAGGACGCATCATCCGAATGATCCGCCACAAGAACGTGGTGGACGTGTACGAGCCGGGGGAAGACCGCGGCGTGATGTTCCTCGCCATGGAGTGGGTGGAAGGGGACTCGCTCCACGCCGTGATCGCGGAAGCCGGCAAGCGCCGTCCAATCCCGGCGGAGATGGCGGTGCGGATCATCGCCGACGCAGCGGCGGGATTGCACGCCGCACACGAGCTCCGGGACGACAAGGGCGAGCTGATGAACGTCGTTCACCGCGACGTGTCGCCGCACAACATCCTGATCGGCGTGGATGGCGGCATCAAGCTGGTGGACTTCGGTGTCGCCAAGGCCATGGGGCGCGTGAGCGAGGCCACCAGCGCCGGCCAGCTCAAGGGCAAGTTCGGTTACATGTCGCCGGAGCAGGCGATGGCCAAGAAGGTGGATCGTCGTGCCGACGTATTCGCGCTGGGCATCGTGCTGTTCGAGCTCACCACCGGGCGGCGGCTGTTCCGGGGCGAGCACGACGCCGAGACGCTGCACCTGGTGGTCAGCGGCAAGATCCCTCAGCCCAGCAGCATCGACAAACGCTATCCGAAAGAGCTCGAAGGCATCGTGCTGAGGGCCCTGGAGCGGGACGTCCAGAAGCGCTTCCAGACGGCGGAAGAGCTGCAGCACGCCCTCGAGAGCTACCTCAAGGCGGAGCGCGTGGTGGTGCCCCGCGCCGGCATCGCCAACCTGCTCAAGAAGGTGCTGGGCGGGCGCATCGAACAGCGCCGCAAGGCCATCCGCTCCGCACTCCGAGCCATCGACGGCGACGCGCCGGTGGGCAGCAACGTTCCGCCCAGTGATCCGCTCGCCAGCGCCGTGCCGCCGGATCACGCCAGCGTCACCGGTGTGAGCGCCGTCACGGACCCCAGTCACCCGAGCAGCGTCAGCAACGTCGGGAGCGTGAGCAACGTCAGCGTTCCCAACTTCACGCCCAGCGGACCTTCGCATCAGGGCATGAGCGGCACGCGACCCGCGGGGCTCCACTACGGCACCGGCGGTGAGGTGTCGCACACCGGTCACTCGCAGCTGAGCCAGGTGTCGTATCCCACCGGTGGAACCGTGGTCGTCAAGCGCGGCGGTATCGGCGGCTACGTGATCGGCGTGCTGGGCTTGGCGGTGGCTCTCGGCGTTGCCGTGTTCTTCATCGTCAACCCACGGGTGCGCACCACGACCATCGTGAGCATGCCGGCGGCCTCCGCGGCTCCGCAAGAGGCGCCCCTCGCGCCCGCGCCTCAGGTGCAAGACGACCCCGGCGTTCCCAAGCTGAACCTGGACGAGCAGGCGGATGCGGGCGTCGAGAAGGCCAAGACGCAGCCCAGGCCGAAGAGCTGGAAGCCGCCCCCCGCGAAGACCGCGCCGCCCGTGCAACCGAAGAAGCCCCCGCCGGCCACGACGACCGCGCCTCCGCGTTCCAACCCCTACGAATAG
- a CDS encoding 2-oxoacid:acceptor oxidoreductase subunit alpha codes for MANAQPVSQRDSGESDPEQLQGAVVRFAGDSGDGMQVTGSQFTVAAALAGNDLATFPDFPAEIRAPAGTTYGVSGFQINFAARDVFTPGDRPDVLVAMNPAALKTNIRDLKRGGLLIVNSGAFSNTNLKKAGYEKSPLDDGSLDGYAVIAIDITKQTVAAVEGTGVSSKEANRCKNFWTLGLMFWIYGRDMAPTIKWIESKFHSRPEIVDANVAALKAGHAYGETTEISHYRYEVPAAPVAPGRYRNIGGNVALAWGLVAAAEITGRPVLLGAYPITPASDVLHELSKFKHFGVTTIQAEDEIAAVCLSIGAAYAGNIAVTTSSGPGIALKGEALGLAVATELPLVVVNIQRGGPSTGLPTKTEQADLFQAMYGRNGEAPMCVLAASTPGNCFHMALEAVRIAVKYMTPVILLTDGYLANGAEPWKIPDVSELPKIEVSYRTDPEGFHPFLRDEKTLARPWAIPGTPGLLHRIGGLEKDYNSGHISYDPDNHELMSKTRAAKIANIANDVPELGIEVGDESGKLLVLGWGSTYGAIREAVQRSRDRGLSVSHAHLHYLNPLPKNLGDVLSRFERVLIPEMNMGQLVHIIRGQYLVPAESYPKIQGQPFKIDEIEDRIRQTMES; via the coding sequence ATGGCAAACGCACAGCCCGTGTCCCAGCGAGATTCCGGGGAGTCCGATCCGGAACAGCTTCAAGGTGCCGTCGTTCGATTCGCTGGGGACTCCGGCGATGGCATGCAGGTTACCGGTTCGCAGTTCACCGTCGCCGCAGCCCTCGCCGGCAACGACCTCGCGACCTTTCCCGACTTCCCCGCGGAGATCCGCGCGCCCGCAGGTACCACCTACGGAGTGTCGGGGTTCCAGATCAACTTCGCCGCTCGGGACGTGTTCACGCCCGGGGATCGGCCCGACGTGCTCGTGGCCATGAACCCCGCGGCCCTGAAGACGAACATCCGCGACCTCAAGCGCGGCGGCTTGCTGATCGTCAACAGCGGCGCCTTCAGCAACACCAACCTGAAGAAGGCCGGCTACGAGAAGAGCCCGCTGGATGACGGATCGCTGGACGGCTACGCCGTGATCGCCATCGACATCACCAAGCAAACGGTGGCAGCGGTGGAGGGCACTGGGGTCAGCAGCAAGGAAGCCAACCGCTGCAAGAACTTCTGGACCTTGGGTCTGATGTTCTGGATCTACGGCCGCGACATGGCGCCCACGATCAAGTGGATCGAGAGCAAGTTCCACTCCCGGCCGGAGATCGTGGATGCCAACGTGGCGGCGCTCAAGGCCGGCCACGCCTACGGCGAGACCACGGAGATCAGCCACTACCGCTACGAGGTCCCCGCCGCTCCGGTGGCGCCCGGTCGCTATCGCAACATCGGTGGCAACGTGGCGCTGGCCTGGGGTCTGGTGGCCGCCGCGGAGATCACCGGTCGCCCGGTGTTGCTCGGCGCCTATCCCATCACCCCCGCCAGCGACGTGCTGCACGAGCTCAGCAAGTTCAAGCACTTCGGCGTGACCACCATCCAGGCCGAGGACGAGATCGCGGCCGTGTGCCTGTCGATCGGCGCCGCCTACGCGGGCAACATCGCCGTCACCACCTCCAGCGGTCCCGGCATTGCCCTCAAGGGCGAGGCGCTGGGCTTGGCGGTGGCCACGGAGCTGCCCCTCGTGGTGGTGAACATCCAGCGCGGCGGTCCCAGCACGGGGCTTCCCACCAAGACGGAGCAGGCGGATCTCTTCCAGGCCATGTACGGCCGCAACGGTGAAGCGCCGATGTGCGTGCTGGCGGCGTCCACCCCGGGCAACTGCTTCCACATGGCGCTGGAGGCGGTGCGCATCGCGGTCAAATACATGACCCCGGTGATCCTGCTCACCGACGGCTACCTCGCCAACGGCGCGGAGCCCTGGAAGATCCCCGACGTGAGCGAGCTGCCCAAGATCGAGGTGAGCTACCGCACGGATCCCGAGGGTTTCCACCCGTTCCTGCGGGACGAAAAGACGCTGGCGCGGCCCTGGGCCATCCCCGGCACGCCGGGCCTGCTCCACCGCATCGGCGGCCTCGAGAAGGACTACAACAGCGGTCACATCTCCTACGACCCGGACAACCACGAGCTGATGAGCAAGACGCGGGCGGCGAAGATCGCGAACATCGCGAACGACGTCCCGGAGCTCGGCATCGAGGTCGGGGACGAGAGCGGCAAGCTCTTGGTGCTGGGCTGGGGCTCCACCTATGGCGCCATCCGCGAGGCCGTGCAGCGCTCGCGGGATCGCGGCCTGTCCGTGTCCCACGCGCACCTCCACTACCTGAACCCCTTGCCCAAAAACCTCGGGGACGTGCTTTCGCGCTTCGAGCGCGTGCTCATCCCGGAGATGAACATGGGTCAGCTCGTCCACATCATCCGCGGTCAGTACCTGGTACCGGCGGAGAGTTATCCGAAGATCCAAGGGCAGCCGTTCAAGATCGACGAGATCGAGGACCGCATTCGCCAGACGATGGAGAGCTGA
- a CDS encoding 2-oxoacid:ferredoxin oxidoreductase subunit beta, protein MSNVIQTEKLTKKDFATDQDVRWCPGCGDYSILANVQKVMPELGVARENIVFVSGIGCSSRFPYYMNTYGFHTIHGRAPAIAMGVKVANPDLSVWIVTGDGDGLSIGGNHLMHCLRRNLDVNILMFNNRIYGLTKGQYSPTSEFGKVTKSSPTGSADFPVDPCTFAIGCSGSFVARSIDTDAGHLSDMIRRAAQHTGASFIEIYQNCNVFNDGAFDAFRDKANMADALLRVEHEKPLLFGKEKNKGLRIDPRTFGLEVVTLGENGITEKDIIVHDETNATLAYMLARMPFPKFPVTVGVLYASDRPTYDATVTSQREATQKKLGKGSLEKLLNSGNTWTV, encoded by the coding sequence ATGTCGAACGTGATTCAAACGGAAAAGCTCACCAAGAAGGACTTCGCCACGGACCAAGACGTCCGCTGGTGTCCGGGCTGCGGCGACTACTCGATCCTCGCGAACGTCCAGAAGGTGATGCCGGAGCTGGGCGTCGCCCGAGAAAACATCGTGTTCGTCAGCGGAATCGGCTGCTCCAGCCGCTTTCCCTACTACATGAACACCTACGGCTTTCACACCATCCACGGGCGCGCGCCAGCCATCGCCATGGGCGTGAAGGTCGCCAACCCCGATCTCAGCGTGTGGATCGTCACCGGGGACGGCGACGGCCTGAGCATCGGTGGCAACCACCTGATGCACTGCCTGCGGCGCAACCTGGACGTGAACATCCTGATGTTCAACAACCGCATCTACGGCCTCACCAAGGGTCAGTACTCGCCCACCAGCGAGTTCGGAAAGGTCACCAAGAGCTCCCCCACGGGCTCGGCGGACTTCCCGGTGGATCCCTGCACCTTCGCCATCGGCTGCTCCGGCAGCTTCGTGGCGCGCTCCATCGACACGGACGCCGGACACTTGAGCGACATGATTCGACGCGCCGCCCAGCACACCGGCGCGTCGTTCATCGAGATCTATCAGAACTGCAACGTGTTCAACGACGGCGCCTTCGACGCCTTCCGCGACAAGGCCAACATGGCGGACGCCCTGCTGCGGGTGGAGCACGAGAAGCCCTTGCTCTTCGGCAAGGAGAAGAACAAGGGCCTGCGCATCGACCCGCGCACCTTCGGCCTCGAGGTAGTGACCCTGGGAGAGAACGGCATCACCGAGAAGGACATCATCGTGCACGACGAGACCAACGCGACCCTGGCGTACATGCTCGCGCGCATGCCCTTCCCCAAGTTCCCCGTCACGGTCGGCGTGCTGTACGCCTCCGATCGGCCCACCTACGACGCGACCGTCACCTCCCAGCGGGAGGCCACCCAGAAGAAGCTCGGCAAGGGCAGCCTGGAGAAGCTCTTGAACTCCGGCAACACCTGGACCGTCTGA
- a CDS encoding DUF2083 domain-containing protein — protein sequence MAETPSLNSTVGRRLRELRLERGLAQGELARRLGISPAYLSLIEKGRRTVQLPLLWKALELLDVDPEPFIRSLGERPVEQSLGQLLDEPLLRSLDIDRETLSSLSEPGAATTIAALFNLYKNTRTQLDSLLEHLSRQEAGRKARASLDETDALRFDFSPLDEVADFVQQSDNYFPAIEEAAEKLRRDVALERRVLSDQLAGALDKLGLRAVGAARPGSSVVRRYDPEAGTVELSPELSEARRKFDLAHVIGLKLLEERGLNEAITASFRPRHAETLTLLRVHLANYFAGALLMPYDDFFRTAQGTRYDVERIADLFEMSYEAAAHRLTNLSDPRRRGVPMHFMRVDVAGNISKRYSATGLRFPSGLGSCPKWAAHTAFLTPSAISKQFSVMPDGTAYFCFAKITSQTVRGSMVKGTVYSIGLGTHAEDADKLVYADEHPRWAPERAERIGVPVGVTCRFCDRADCNQRAAPSYKFAFSPDALVKKDNFFSPILERDSSRRK from the coding sequence ATGGCCGAGACCCCCTCCCTCAACAGCACCGTCGGGCGCCGCCTGCGGGAGCTCCGCCTCGAGCGGGGCCTGGCTCAGGGCGAGCTCGCCCGACGCCTGGGCATCAGCCCCGCCTACCTCAGCCTGATCGAGAAGGGGCGCCGCACCGTGCAGCTGCCGCTCTTGTGGAAAGCGCTCGAGCTGCTCGACGTGGATCCCGAGCCCTTCATCCGCAGCCTCGGGGAGCGCCCGGTAGAGCAGAGCTTGGGGCAGCTCCTCGACGAGCCGTTGCTCCGCTCCTTGGACATCGATCGCGAGACGCTCTCGAGCTTGAGCGAGCCCGGGGCAGCCACGACCATCGCGGCACTCTTCAATCTGTACAAGAACACGCGCACGCAGCTCGACAGCCTGCTCGAGCACCTGTCCCGCCAAGAGGCCGGGCGCAAGGCCCGCGCCTCCCTCGACGAAACGGACGCGCTGCGCTTCGACTTCTCGCCCCTCGACGAGGTGGCGGACTTCGTGCAGCAGAGCGACAACTACTTTCCCGCCATCGAGGAGGCCGCCGAGAAGCTCCGGCGGGACGTGGCCCTCGAGCGGCGAGTGCTCTCGGATCAGCTCGCCGGTGCCCTCGACAAGCTCGGTCTGCGAGCGGTGGGGGCCGCGCGCCCCGGGAGCAGCGTGGTGCGCCGCTACGACCCCGAAGCGGGCACGGTGGAGCTGTCGCCGGAGCTCAGCGAGGCGCGCCGCAAGTTCGATCTGGCCCACGTGATCGGCCTGAAGCTCCTGGAAGAGCGCGGTCTCAACGAGGCCATCACCGCGTCGTTTCGGCCGCGCCACGCCGAGACCCTCACGCTGCTGCGCGTGCATCTGGCGAACTATTTCGCCGGCGCGCTGTTGATGCCCTACGACGACTTCTTCCGCACCGCCCAGGGCACCCGCTACGACGTGGAGCGCATCGCGGATCTGTTCGAGATGAGCTACGAGGCCGCCGCCCACCGGCTCACCAACCTCTCGGACCCCCGCCGTCGCGGTGTGCCCATGCACTTCATGCGGGTCGACGTCGCCGGCAACATCTCCAAGCGCTACAGCGCCACCGGGCTGCGCTTTCCTTCGGGCCTCGGCTCGTGCCCCAAGTGGGCGGCGCATACCGCGTTCCTCACGCCCAGCGCCATCAGCAAGCAGTTCTCCGTGATGCCCGACGGTACCGCGTACTTCTGCTTTGCGAAGATCACGAGCCAGACGGTGCGCGGATCCATGGTGAAGGGCACGGTGTACTCCATCGGCCTCGGTACCCACGCGGAGGACGCCGACAAGCTGGTGTACGCCGACGAGCATCCGCGCTGGGCGCCCGAGCGCGCCGAGCGCATCGGCGTGCCCGTGGGCGTCACCTGTCGCTTCTGCGATCGCGCGGACTGCAACCAGCGCGCGGCCCCCAGCTACAAGTTCGCCTTCAGCCCGGACGCGCTGGTCAAGAAGGACAACTTCTTCTCGCCGATCCTGGAACGAGACTCCTCCCGCAGAAAGTGA